A window of Argopecten irradians isolate NY chromosome 14, Ai_NY, whole genome shotgun sequence contains these coding sequences:
- the LOC138307946 gene encoding regulator of nonsense transcripts 3B-like isoform X1, with the protein MTHDKSDRQKSASKRRDKEIPPSKVVIRRLPPSLTPESLLEQISPLTEHDFYFVKADMSLGVNAFSRAYLNFHNHEDVYNFRDRFDNYIFLDNKGNEYPALVEFSPFQKVPKRKSKKTDTKKGTIDQDSDYLKFVESLENPDEEEVVSIESYLETLENKEKTLKANHGNPHLSTPLIEYLKKRREEKKAVILKIREERKKREQERRKVREEDKKRRKDKERERERQRDKDPVKEKDRADKDKSCSKDQPIKVLLKNPERDKETEKEKPQDVKPKDTARAREEKVSDSKSKDREKLRFSKENRERQRDQKNEKAAAERPRSSRDSRPGDKLKSGKDDYRSDKKDEDRGKGGNSRGGSDRPKSSKDESRQQERYKSGRDRDYDHDADWDYDRNRDYDRNREDRDYDRNRDRGYGRKDTDSDRRDGSARTRREPPSHKYDKPKGKGDTKGNQDPKYHGDSKSTGESKSQSRTVESKNEKSSGDTQTDKKPEDKSSGNKKKTDQSKASTPASQSDGSGKEEGDGKLRSSGKGDCDRKSEASGKEDSQNDRKSDTSGNKDGEKNSEESEMEVDKKSGASRREDGKKLERADSGDGDKDDKRRKRRERPERAIYDPRKAYEKRQQGNKPATGGSQSEKGSDKKSEDNSPRDSVKSLTSDEG; encoded by the exons GTAGTGATTCGTCGTTTGCCACCAAGCCTTACTCCAGAATCACTCCTGGAACAAATATCTCCTCTCACAGAACATGACTTTTACTTTGTCAAGGCTGATATGAG CCTAGGGGTCAATGCTTTCTCCAGAGCATACCTGAATTTCCACAACCATGAAGATGTCTACAACTTCAGAGATCGCTTCGACAACTATATTTTCTTAGACAATAAAG GAAATGAATATCCAGCTTTGGTGGAGTTTTCACCATTCCAGAAAGTTCCAAAGAGGAAGTCCAAGAAAACAGACACAAAGAAAGGAACTATAGACCAAG ATTCTGACTATCTCAAGTTTGTGGAGAGTTTGGAGAATCCTGATGAAGAAGAAGTAGTCTCCATTGAAAGTTATCTAGAAACACTAgaaaacaaagagaaaacaCTAAAAG CAAACCATGGAAATCCCCATCTGTCTACACCGTTGATAGAGTACCTGAAGAAACGCCGAGAGGAGAAGAAGGCAGTCATCTTG AAAATAAGAGAAGAGAGGAAGAAGCGGGAACAAGAACGTAGAAAGGTGAGGGAGGAAGATAAGAAACGAAGGAAAGATAAAGAGCGAGAACGAGAAAGACAGAGGGATAAAGACCCTGTGAAGGAAAAAGACAGAGCAGATaaagataaaagttgtagtAAAGATCAGCCGATCAAGGTT CTCCTGAAAAATCCTGAAAGAGACAAGGAGACTGAGAAGGAGAAACCACAGGATGTGAAGCCTAAGGACACAGCCCGAGCACGGGAGGAAAAAGTATCAGACTCTAAATCCAAGGACAGAGAGAAACTGAGATTCTCTAAAGAGAACAGAGAACGACAACGAGATCAGAAAAATGAGAAAGCTGCTGCTGAACGCCCTCGATCATCGCGAGATTCTCGTCCAGGAGACAAATTAAAGTCGGGAAAGGATGACTACAGATCTGACAAAAAGGATGAGGACAGaggtaagggaggtaactctagaGGTGGTTCGGACCGACCAAAATCAAGCAAGGATGAGTCACGACAGCAGGAGAGATATAAGTCAGGACGGGATCGAGACTACGACCATGATGCTGATTGGGACTACGATCGAAACAGGGATTATGATCGAAACAGAGAAGACAGAGATTATGACAGGAATCGGGATAGAGGGTACGGCAGGAAAGATACGGACTCCGACAGaag GGATGGATCTGCtcgtacaaggagagagccgcCTAGCCATAAGTATGACAAACCCAAAGGAAAG GGTGATACCAAAGGAAACCAAGATCCAAAATATCATGGGGATAGCAAATCCACAGGAGAAAGTAAATCACAATCCCGAACAGTCGaaagtaaaaatgaaaaatcatcAGGAGACACACAGACAGATAAAAAACCTGAGGACAAAAGCTCTGGCAACAAGAagaaaactgaccaatcaaaagCAAGTACACCAGCTAGCCAATCAGATGGGTCAGGGAAGGAGGAAGGTGATGGGAAGTTGAGGAGTTCAGGGAAGGGGGATTGTGACAGGAAGTCAGAGGCTTCAGGGAAGGAGGACAGTCAAAATGACAGGAAATCAGACACTTCAGGGAACAAGGATGGTGAAAAAAATTCTGAAGAATCTGAGATGGAGGTTGACAAAAAGTCTGGTGCTTCAAGACGAGAAGATGGGAAAAAGTTAGAGAGAGCAGACTCTGGAGATGGGGACAAAGATGATAAAAGGAGGAAAAGAAGG GAACGTCCTGAGAGAGCCATCTATGACCCAAGGAAAGCCTATGAGAAACGACAGCAGGGAAATAAACCTGCCACTGGAGGCAGCCAATCAGAGAAAGGCTCTGATAAAAAGTCAGAGGACAACAGTCCCAGAGACTCTGTCAAGTCATTGACAAGTGATGAGGGTTGA
- the LOC138307946 gene encoding regulator of nonsense transcripts 3B-like isoform X2, giving the protein MTHDKSDRQKSASKRRDKEIPPSKVVIRRLPPSLTPESLLEQISPLTEHDFYFVKADMSLGVNAFSRAYLNFHNHEDVYNFRDRFDNYIFLDNKGNEYPALVEFSPFQKVPKRKSKKTDTKKGTIDQDSDYLKFVESLENPDEEEVVSIESYLETLENKEKTLKANHGNPHLSTPLIEYLKKRREEKKAVILKIREERKKREQERRKLLKNPERDKETEKEKPQDVKPKDTARAREEKVSDSKSKDREKLRFSKENRERQRDQKNEKAAAERPRSSRDSRPGDKLKSGKDDYRSDKKDEDRGKGGNSRGGSDRPKSSKDESRQQERYKSGRDRDYDHDADWDYDRNRDYDRNREDRDYDRNRDRGYGRKDTDSDRRDGSARTRREPPSHKYDKPKGKGDTKGNQDPKYHGDSKSTGESKSQSRTVESKNEKSSGDTQTDKKPEDKSSGNKKKTDQSKASTPASQSDGSGKEEGDGKLRSSGKGDCDRKSEASGKEDSQNDRKSDTSGNKDGEKNSEESEMEVDKKSGASRREDGKKLERADSGDGDKDDKRRKRRERPERAIYDPRKAYEKRQQGNKPATGGSQSEKGSDKKSEDNSPRDSVKSLTSDEG; this is encoded by the exons GTAGTGATTCGTCGTTTGCCACCAAGCCTTACTCCAGAATCACTCCTGGAACAAATATCTCCTCTCACAGAACATGACTTTTACTTTGTCAAGGCTGATATGAG CCTAGGGGTCAATGCTTTCTCCAGAGCATACCTGAATTTCCACAACCATGAAGATGTCTACAACTTCAGAGATCGCTTCGACAACTATATTTTCTTAGACAATAAAG GAAATGAATATCCAGCTTTGGTGGAGTTTTCACCATTCCAGAAAGTTCCAAAGAGGAAGTCCAAGAAAACAGACACAAAGAAAGGAACTATAGACCAAG ATTCTGACTATCTCAAGTTTGTGGAGAGTTTGGAGAATCCTGATGAAGAAGAAGTAGTCTCCATTGAAAGTTATCTAGAAACACTAgaaaacaaagagaaaacaCTAAAAG CAAACCATGGAAATCCCCATCTGTCTACACCGTTGATAGAGTACCTGAAGAAACGCCGAGAGGAGAAGAAGGCAGTCATCTTG AAAATAAGAGAAGAGAGGAAGAAGCGGGAACAAGAACGTAGAAAG CTCCTGAAAAATCCTGAAAGAGACAAGGAGACTGAGAAGGAGAAACCACAGGATGTGAAGCCTAAGGACACAGCCCGAGCACGGGAGGAAAAAGTATCAGACTCTAAATCCAAGGACAGAGAGAAACTGAGATTCTCTAAAGAGAACAGAGAACGACAACGAGATCAGAAAAATGAGAAAGCTGCTGCTGAACGCCCTCGATCATCGCGAGATTCTCGTCCAGGAGACAAATTAAAGTCGGGAAAGGATGACTACAGATCTGACAAAAAGGATGAGGACAGaggtaagggaggtaactctagaGGTGGTTCGGACCGACCAAAATCAAGCAAGGATGAGTCACGACAGCAGGAGAGATATAAGTCAGGACGGGATCGAGACTACGACCATGATGCTGATTGGGACTACGATCGAAACAGGGATTATGATCGAAACAGAGAAGACAGAGATTATGACAGGAATCGGGATAGAGGGTACGGCAGGAAAGATACGGACTCCGACAGaag GGATGGATCTGCtcgtacaaggagagagccgcCTAGCCATAAGTATGACAAACCCAAAGGAAAG GGTGATACCAAAGGAAACCAAGATCCAAAATATCATGGGGATAGCAAATCCACAGGAGAAAGTAAATCACAATCCCGAACAGTCGaaagtaaaaatgaaaaatcatcAGGAGACACACAGACAGATAAAAAACCTGAGGACAAAAGCTCTGGCAACAAGAagaaaactgaccaatcaaaagCAAGTACACCAGCTAGCCAATCAGATGGGTCAGGGAAGGAGGAAGGTGATGGGAAGTTGAGGAGTTCAGGGAAGGGGGATTGTGACAGGAAGTCAGAGGCTTCAGGGAAGGAGGACAGTCAAAATGACAGGAAATCAGACACTTCAGGGAACAAGGATGGTGAAAAAAATTCTGAAGAATCTGAGATGGAGGTTGACAAAAAGTCTGGTGCTTCAAGACGAGAAGATGGGAAAAAGTTAGAGAGAGCAGACTCTGGAGATGGGGACAAAGATGATAAAAGGAGGAAAAGAAGG GAACGTCCTGAGAGAGCCATCTATGACCCAAGGAAAGCCTATGAGAAACGACAGCAGGGAAATAAACCTGCCACTGGAGGCAGCCAATCAGAGAAAGGCTCTGATAAAAAGTCAGAGGACAACAGTCCCAGAGACTCTGTCAAGTCATTGACAAGTGATGAGGGTTGA